Genomic segment of Rhodococcus sp. W8901:
GGGAGCGGATCGAGCACCTCGTCGACGAGCGCGCACAGGTCGTCATCGACTTCACCCACCCCGACGTCGTCATGGACAACCTGCAGTTCCTGATCGCCAACGGCATTCACGCCGTGGTCGGCACCACCGGGTTCGACGACGCCCGCCTCGCGCAGGTGCGGTCATGGCTGGCCGAGAAGCCGGGCGTCGGTGTGCTGATCGCCCCGAACTTCGCGATCGGCGCGGTGCTGTCGATGCGGTTCGCGGCCGCCGCGGCACGCTTCTTCGACTCGGTCGAGGTCATCGAGCTGCACCACCCGAACAAGGCCGACGCGCCGTCGGGCACCGCGTACCGCACCGCCGCACTCATCGCCGAGGCGCGGGAGAAGGCCGGTCGCGGACCCAGCCCCGACGCCACCACCACCGAACTCGAGGGCGCCCGCGGTGCCGACGTGAACGGCGTGCGCGTCCACTCGGTACGCCTGGCCGGTCTGGTCGCGCACCAGGAGGTGCTGCTCGGCACGCAGGGCGAGACCCTGACGATCCGGCACGACTCGATCGACCGGAACTCGTTCGCCCCCGGCGTGCTGCTCGGCGTCCGCGAGATCGGGCAGCGTCCCGGCCTCACCGTCGGTATCGACCCCCTGCTCGACCTGTGAAGAACCAGTCCACCCGTGTGGTCGCCGCGATCGCGGCGATCGTCGTCGCCCTCGCGTTCTACTTCGTGCTGCTCGGGCAGCGTGGCATCGCGCTGATCCAGGACGGTCGTGCCGTCCCGGTCGTCCTCGGCATTGCCGTGCTCGTCCTGCCACTGCTCGGCGTGTGGATGGTCGTCGCGACCATCCGGTCCGGGCTCGCACACCAGCACCTGGCCCGTCGGATGCACGACGAGGGCCTCGAGCTCGACGTCGACGATCTGCCGCGCCGCCCGTCCGGCCGGATCGAACGTGACGCCGCCGACGCGTTGTTCGCACAGGTCAAGCAGGAGTGGGAAGCCGATCCCGACAACTGGCGCAACTCGTACCGCCTCGCGCGGGCCTACGACTACGCCGGCGACCGCGGCCGCGCGCGCGACACGATGCGACGCGCCGTGTCGCTCGAGAAGCTCGAGCGCGAGGGCTGACCGCGATGGCTGACGCGTCGCCGGGGCAGGCGGAGAAGACCCTACTGGTGGTGCACCACACGTCTTCCCCGGCGACGCGCGAGTTGCTCGAGGCGGTGCTCGCCGGTGCTCGCGACCCCGAGATCACCGGCGTCACGGTGCGCTCGGTGCCGGCGCTGCACGCGACCGCCGTCGACGTCCTCGGCGCCGACGGCTACGTGTTCGGGACGTCCGCGAACTTCGGTTACATGTCCGGGGCACTCAAGCACTTCTTCGACACCGTCTACTACCCGTGCCTCGATGCGGTGGCCGGGCGTCCGTACGGGCTGTGGGTGCACGGCAACAACGACACCGCCGGCGCGGTGAAGTCGGTGCAGAAGATCGTCACCGGGCTGGAACTGACGCAGGCCGCGCAGATCCTGGAGATCACGGGGCCGATCGACGCGCAGGTCCGCGAGCGCTGCTACGAGCTGGGCGCGACCGTCGCGGTCACCGTCGCCGGGGACCTCTGACGGCCTCAGTTCATCGGAACCGTGTCGGGCGACGACCGATCCGGCGGTCCGGCCTGGAACGGCGGAGGGTTGTCGACGTCGAACACGTCCGGCAGGGTTGAGCACGTCGCGCCCGGTTCCGGAAACGTGTTGCGGTTCAAGCGAAGTGCCTCGACGAAGTGATCGATCCGCGAGTCCGACGGGCCGTCGGCCACCAGTTGGTGGCCCCACGACTGCAACGAGATCGGGACCGACAGGCCCGGGTACGGCGACATCATCAGATACGGCTGCCCCTCGACGCGACCGACGAGCCGGGCGAGGTCCGTGCCGGTGACGAGTTTCGGGTCATACGTGATCCACACCGCGCCGTGCTCGAGTGAGTGGACCGCGTTCTCGCTGCGGATCGGTGTGTCGTAGACGGTTCCGGTGCAGTCCGCCCACACCGCGTCGTGCGGTCCGCCGAACGGGGGAGTCCGGTCGTACGCGACACGCTGCTGCGGCCGGACGTGGAGACCCACCGGGTACTCGATGACCGTGATCCCCTCGATCCCCAGTGAGGGGTCGGGGTTGTCGGTGGTCGGCGCGAACGGCTCGGCGACCGCGGTGCCGCGGACCGTGCTGCCGCAGCCGGCGGTCGCCGCGATCACGATCAGTGCAGTCGCCGCTGCCGCGACCCGGACGAAGGGGCCCACGTCGGTGCCCGGACTACTTGCCGTCGACGAACTTGGTGAGGCCCTTGCTGGCGGTGTCGAGCGCCATGTTCCGTGCCTTCTTCAGCATGAAGCCCGGCAGCGGGATCTTCGGGTCGACGGTGAGCTCGAACTTCACCAGCGTGCCGTCGCCCTTGGGGGTGAGGGTGTACGCGCCGTCCTGGCTGTTCTGCTGCGTGCTCTCGACCAGCGTCCAGGACATTCCGGTGTCGCCGTCCCACGAGTAGTCGACGACCTGTTCGTCGTTGATGCCCATGATCGACACGGTCATCCGCACGCGGTGCGCGCGGCCGTCCGGATGGGTGCTCTCGACGATGACCTTCTTGTGAGCGGACGACCATTCGGGAAGCCGGTCCACGGCCGCGATCGCTGCCATGACGTCGGCCGGTGCGGCCTTGACCTCGAACTCCTTGGCCCCGGAAACAGCCATGCTCTGCACTCCCTCTACCCCGTGAACGATGAGACGCAATTAGACCATTCTCGGGGCCGGGATCACCGCAGGTCGGCGCGCATGGAGGAGAAACGACTCAGGCGTCGTCGGGGCGACTGCGGCGCATCTGATCCCGGAGGGCGCCCTGAACCGCCTGGGAGACCCACGAATTGAGCGACATCCCGTCCTGCAGGGCGGCTTCCTCGGCCCGCGACTTGATCTGGTCGACCAATCGCAGTGTCACGCGGCTGATGTCGCCCGTGACATCTTCGATGGTGCGGTAGGTGTCGGAGGCGTCGCTCGGCGGTGTGTCGCCCGGTTCGGGGCGGCGCCGGGTCGCCGCGACCGCGACGTCCGTCCCGTCGAAACGAACGTGGAGGGTGCGGTCGCCGAGCTCGTCGGAAGCCTCGCGGGCGAGATCGGACAGCGCCGACACCAGCATCAGCTGTGCCGAGCGCTCCACCGCGCCTGCAAGGGCCTGGGCGATCCGCTGGGTGTCCTCGTCTCCGAGGGCCGCCGCCGCGGCGAGGTCGTCACGCAATCGGGCTGTGTACTCGGTGAGATCCATGAAGTCAGTGTGACGCCATTTTTGACGTCAGTCAATCGTCGAAATGGCGTCACACTGACGGTTGGTGATGTCAGGCGAGGAGTTTGGCCTTCAACGCCGCAATGTCGTTGTCGGTCAGGCCGAGACCCTGGCGCACGTAGTTGTCGAAGCTGCCGTACCTCTGCCCGGCGGTGGCGAACGCGGTGTCGAGCCACTCCTGCTTCACTCCGCCGCCGCCGAGCGAGGCGGTGATGCTCGAGCCGCTGTCGTCGACGTACTGGTTCGTCAGCATGTAGTCCGCGTTCACGGTTTCCCGGTCCACGCCGAGGATCGTCAGCAGCACTGCGGTGGTCCAGCCGGTCCGGTCCTTGCCGGCGCTGCAGTGGTACAGCACGGCGCCGTCGGTGTCGCGGATGTCGCGCAGCACTGCCGCGAACGCCTCGTCGGCGCCGGGGGCGTCGATGAATGCGACGTACGCCGACCCGAGGTCGACCATCGTCTCGATCGGCGCCTGGCCGAGCACGTCGTACCAGTTCGCCGTCGCGCCGGCGGGTAACCGGTCGGGCTGCAGAATCCGCTCGTACACCGTGCGCAGGTCGTCGACCACCTTGACGTCCAGGCCTTCGAGCGCGGCGAGGTCCGCCGGGGTCAGTTTGTCGAGCGCGTCCGTGCGGAACACCATGCCGGTCCGGACGGTCCTGCCGTCGACGGTGGTGTACCCGCCCACGTCGCGCGCGTTCGGCGCGCCTTCGAGGTGGAGCGAGTGGTCGATGTCGGCCGCGGCGACCGTCGTCGGTGCGGCCAGCGCGGCGCCGACCGGTCCGCCGACGAACAGTGCAGCACCGGCGGTGAGAGCGGCTGCCGCGCGAATCACGCGGACGCGGGTTGGGGTATGGACCACAGGACGCTCCTTCTCGAGATCGGATGCCGAGCCGCGACCGCGGCTGACACGGTGTGCACCCAGTTGATACACCGTCCAGGCACCTGCGGGGTGGCGTTTGAGCAGACTCACTCGACCCGCCGACGCGGCGGGGGCTAGGGTGCGGTTCTGTGGTTCCCGGTGGGGTCAGGACCGAGGAAGGGTGTGCGGTGCGGCAAGCGGTGTCCTTGAAGGTGCAGCTCATTGCGAAGACGGACTTCCTCCCGCCCGACGACATCCCCTGGGAGACCGACGCCGACGGCGGCGAGGCCCTCGCCGAGTTCGCCGGGCGAGCCTGCTACCAGAGTTGGTCCAAGCCCAACCCCCGCACCGCCACCAACGCCGGGTATTTGCGGCACCTGCTCGAGGTGGGCCACCTGTCGGTCCTCGAACACGGCAGCGTCAGCTTCTACATCACCGGGATCTCCCGGTCCTGCACGCACGAGTTGATCCGGCACCGGCACTTCTCCTACT
This window contains:
- the dapB gene encoding 4-hydroxy-tetrahydrodipicolinate reductase, translating into MTSAAPIRVGVLGAKGKVGRAMCEAVEQADDLELVAGVDQGERIEHLVDERAQVVIDFTHPDVVMDNLQFLIANGIHAVVGTTGFDDARLAQVRSWLAEKPGVGVLIAPNFAIGAVLSMRFAAAAARFFDSVEVIELHHPNKADAPSGTAYRTAALIAEAREKAGRGPSPDATTTELEGARGADVNGVRVHSVRLAGLVAHQEVLLGTQGETLTIRHDSIDRNSFAPGVLLGVREIGQRPGLTVGIDPLLDL
- a CDS encoding flavodoxin family protein, with protein sequence MADASPGQAEKTLLVVHHTSSPATRELLEAVLAGARDPEITGVTVRSVPALHATAVDVLGADGYVFGTSANFGYMSGALKHFFDTVYYPCLDAVAGRPYGLWVHGNNDTAGAVKSVQKIVTGLELTQAAQILEITGPIDAQVRERCYELGATVAVTVAGDL
- a CDS encoding DUF3105 domain-containing protein, with the translated sequence MGPFVRVAAAATALIVIAATAGCGSTVRGTAVAEPFAPTTDNPDPSLGIEGITVIEYPVGLHVRPQQRVAYDRTPPFGGPHDAVWADCTGTVYDTPIRSENAVHSLEHGAVWITYDPKLVTGTDLARLVGRVEGQPYLMMSPYPGLSVPISLQSWGHQLVADGPSDSRIDHFVEALRLNRNTFPEPGATCSTLPDVFDVDNPPPFQAGPPDRSSPDTVPMN
- a CDS encoding SRPBCC family protein, which gives rise to MAVSGAKEFEVKAAPADVMAAIAAVDRLPEWSSAHKKVIVESTHPDGRAHRVRMTVSIMGINDEQVVDYSWDGDTGMSWTLVESTQQNSQDGAYTLTPKGDGTLVKFELTVDPKIPLPGFMLKKARNMALDTASKGLTKFVDGK
- a CDS encoding tyrosine-protein phosphatase gives rise to the protein MVHTPTRVRVIRAAAALTAGAALFVGGPVGAALAAPTTVAAADIDHSLHLEGAPNARDVGGYTTVDGRTVRTGMVFRTDALDKLTPADLAALEGLDVKVVDDLRTVYERILQPDRLPAGATANWYDVLGQAPIETMVDLGSAYVAFIDAPGADEAFAAVLRDIRDTDGAVLYHCSAGKDRTGWTTAVLLTILGVDRETVNADYMLTNQYVDDSGSSITASLGGGGVKQEWLDTAFATAGQRYGSFDNYVRQGLGLTDNDIAALKAKLLA